The following coding sequences are from one Purpureocillium takamizusanense chromosome 14, complete sequence window:
- a CDS encoding uncharacterized protein (TransMembrane:12 (i68-95o107-128i140-158o164-184i196-215o227-247i295-319o331-351i363-382o388-409i421-441o453-474i)~EggNog:ENOG503NU3S~COG:G), with product MAAQAPSTGAGEAIELSVSRQASHAERDDKGAARITDEAGDLAVRAIAAGEPDAAASKRVLRKIDARILPFLCVTYALQFIDKTSLAYSSVYGLIRDTNLVGQQYSWASSIFYFGYLVAEYPGVALLQRVSVAKFLGANIVLWGGVLMSTAACSSFAGLASVRFILGMTEATISPGFVAVTGIWWSRQEQAGRSALWISFLGVGGCIGGLLAYGIGHIGGSLAPWQYIFLILGAVTVAWGIAFVIFVPDGPARASWLQDEDKVIAVQRVAANKTGTGRSRRFDANQVMEAATDPAVIVLGLISFVNAIGSGGLAFGPLIVQGFGFSPLNTILMQLPLSAVQTVAQLGSGVLSSKIRSSRLHVASAAMIPPIIGACLINKLAADNKWGRLVGVWLLGSYPVGFLVILGLLSSNIAGSTKRSVASGWVFVCYCVGQISGPQFFKSTEAPEYRSGIVAMLCAFCINLLLNQGLRLLYVRENRRREAGLAGLPDETIQALKRSSELQGFEDVTDKKNAMFRYVL from the exons ATGGCTGCACAGGCTCCGTCTACAGGCGCTGGAGAAGCCATCGAGCTGTCCGTCTCACGCCAGGCGAGCCACGCAGAGCGTGACGAcaagggcgcggcgcgcatcACGGATGAAgccggcgacctcgccgtgcgggccatcgccgccggtgagccagacgcggccgcgagcaAACGTGTGCTGCGCAAAATCGACGCTCGCATCCTCCCGTTTCTCTGCGTCACATACGCCCTACAGTTCATCGACAAGACGTCGCTGGCCTACTCATCCGTCTACGGCCTGATCCGTGACACCAATCTCGTTGGCCAGCAGTACAGCTGGGCCAGCAGCATTTTCTACTTTGGCTACCTGGTGGCCGAGTACCCTGGCGTGGCGCTTCTGCAGCGCGTCTCCGTGGCCAAGTTTCTCGGCGCCAACATTGTGCTCTggggcggcgtgctcatGAGCACGGCCGCTTGCTCGAGCTTTGCTGGGCTCGCGTCGGTCCGCTTCATCCTGGGCATGACAGAGGCCACCATCTCGCCGGGATTCGTCGCCGTGACGGGCATCTGGTGGTCGCGCCAGGAGCAGGCCGGACGCTCTGCGTTATGGATTTCCTTCTTGGGCGTAGGGGGCTGCATCGGTGGCCTCCTCGCATACGGCATCGGGCACATTGGAGGAAGTCTGGCGCCGTGGCAGTACATCTTCCTCATCCTAGGGGCCGTCACGGTTGCATGGGGCATCGCCTTTGTGATTTTCGTGCCCGACGGGCCAGCGCGGGCCAGCTGGCTCCAAGACGAAGACAAAGTCATTGCGGTGCAGCGGGTGGCTGCGAACAAGACCGGGACGGGTCGCAGTAGGAGGTTTGACGCAAACCAGGTCATGGAGGCGGCCACAGATCCCGCTGTCATCGTGCTCGGCCTCATCTCATTTGTCAACGCcatcggcagcggcgggcttgcCTTTGGGCCGCTCATCGTGCAGGGCTTCGGCTTCAGTCCGCTCAACACCATCCTGAtgcagctgccgctgtcTGCCGTGCAGACCGTTGCACAGCTAGGTTCGGGCGTGCTTTCGAGCAAGATTCGCAGTTCGCGGCTACACgtggccagcgcggcgatgaTCCCTCCG ATCATTGGGGCTTGCCTCATCAACAAGCTCGCCGCGGATAACAAATGGGGCAGGCTCGTCGGAGTCTGGCTTCTGGGCAGCTACCCGGTGGGATTTCTCGTAATACTGGGACTGCTGTCGAGTAACATCGCCGGCAGCACGAAGCGGTCCGTGGCCAGCGGGTGGGTATTCGTGTGCTACTGCGTCGGACAGATTTCAGGACCGCAGTTCTTCAAGAGCACCGAGGCGCCCGAGTACCGGAgcggcatcgtggccatGTTGTGTGCCTTTTGCATCAACCTGCTGCTGAACCAGGGTCTCCGACTGCTGTACGTGCGGGAGAACAGGCGACGCGAGGCGGGGTTGGCAGGCCTGCCCGACGAGACGATTCAGGCGCTCAAGCGCTCAAGCGAGCTGCAAGGCTTCGAAGACGTGACGGACAAGAAGAAC GCGATGTTTCGGTATGTACTGTGA
- a CDS encoding uncharacterized protein (COG:S~EggNog:ENOG503NYYE), with protein sequence MSAPVTSAAGATSRDQTVVMGPKTSFSPDSCPSSATASSSSSSSSSSCGGSTRDGCSSSPPPSASSPTSSSAIAAVPSAANATPTPRQPLSRRGHFKSRLGCFSCKRRRVKCNELRPECAPCRRLGLTCVYPPAASNASPSASSSNTVGVAAAAALRANPSMLALQDLRFYHQFLTTAFPTLPLRNGQVWSDAAAMSHQYEHLAHALLGLGASNLSQNGNVDYTSQALQHRVVAIKLFNEQLSRPPTSAADADALFATVLCLLTQSSLLSDTMIEYMTMTRGAHLVATSVITDYTTSIFRTFTPQGHIQSLTAVVCEMPKDFAVTDAFRASVASLEPLCHEQTERAYLGCQLRCIDALHESSLAAWKEFVILYMMPSSFSNQEFLSLIDAENHVGRLLVIHMFLLDYILGRFCIAPADCPKLPGRKNVIIGWTRDLAKTLPSEYQKYIQWPLEYCEVLAGLDARYLLSP encoded by the exons ATGTCGGCCCCCGTTACGAGTGCCGCCGGGGCGACATCCCGCGATCAGACCGTTGTCATGGGGCCCAAGACGAGCTTCAGTCCCGACTCGTGCCCCTCGTCAGCaacggcctcctcgtcctcgtcctcgtcctcatcctcctgcggcggctcgaccCGAGACGGctgttcctcgtcgccgcctccctcggcttcatcgccaacttcctcctcggccattGCGGCCGTGCCGTCTGCCGCCAATGCCACTCCCACCCCTCGCCAGCCATTGAGTCGTCGCGGCCACTTCAAGTCGCGCCTTGGCTGCTTCAGCTGCAAGCGGCGCCGCGTCAAGTGCAACGAGTTGCGCCCCGAGTGCGCTCcctgccgtcgcctcggcctcaCCTGCGTCTACCCCCCAGCTGCCAGCAatgcgtcgccgtcggcttcctcctccaacaccgttggtgtcgccgccgccgccgccttgcgcgcCAACCCTTCGATGCTCGCCCTCCAAGACCTGCGCTTTTACCACCAGTTCCTGACTACGGCCTTCCCCACGCTTCCCCTCCGCAACGGCCAGGTCTggtccgacgccgccgccatgtcccACCAG TATGAGCACCTGGCCCACGCCCTGCTCGGACTTGGCGCCTCCAACCTCTCGCAAAACGGCAACGTCGACTACACCTCGCAGGCTCTACAGcatcgcgtcgtcgccatcaaaCTGTTCAACGAGCAGCTcagtcggccgccgacgtcggctgccgacgccgacgccctcttCGCCACCGTCCTCTGCCTCCTCACGCAGTCGTCCCTACTCTCTGACACAATGATCGAGTACATGACCATGACTCGGGGCGCCCACCTCGTTGCCACCTCGGTCATCACCGACTACACCACCTCCATCTTTCGGACCTTTACGCCCCAGGGCCACATCCAGTCGCTCACCGCCGTAGTCTGCGAGATGCCCAAGGATTTTGCCGTCACTGACGCCTTCAGGGCGTCTGTCGCGAGCCTCGAGCCCCTGTGTCATGAGCAGACCGAGAGAGCCTACCTGGGCTGCCAGCTTCGGTGCATTGACGCCCTCCATGAGTCGTCCCTCGCCG CTTGGAAAGAATTTGTCATCTTGTACATGATGCCATCATCCTTTTCGAACCAAGAGTTTCTCTCTCTTATCGATGCGGAGAACCATGTCGGCCGACTGCTCGTCATCCACATGTTCCTGCTCGACTACATTCTCGGCCGGTTCTGCATCGCCCCGGCAGACTGCCCAAAGTTGCCGGGACGGAAAAATGTCATTATTGGCTGGACAAGGGATCTGGCCAAGACCTTGCCCAGCGAGTACCAAAAGTACATTCAGTGGCCGCTCGAGTACTGCgaggtgctggctggcctggatGCGCGGTACCTACTCAGCCCTTGA
- a CDS encoding uncharacterized protein (COG:B~EggNog:ENOG503P9M0) has protein sequence MAPAVFNTILNTLFSPQKPEESSAHPRTPSDGGGGDDARPPLSPKAKTTSKKNQNRSPASTSNTSTPQVAKSTGKVQKREPAGKPASTHESFDGPSTPTRAPLKRAAAPSSPAMSDAPAVTTPESRPKSSGKASHAADKPAVTARKGQQKRQQTQTQSPQPQSQQKRRERVARPAEDAMEVDDERRAETDIDDKHEDEIENNNEAADDEGDEFSFKRFGDWRWAANGTSIEIEVEWAAGDTTWEPEANLHEDAPDALLGYWREEGGRPVSPTDPDVYDILRVRDHSADRKQLLVEWVGFGPEDATWVSRRSVERTAPSVVTAYMRALNEDKAPPRKRAKKAAKATMASSSSTSSAGRAKGPARTSKATAATRAAGSATGDESEGASVAPPAPATATATKKRGRRAAMVPAKRRPGVAYRK, from the exons ATGGCCCCCGCCGTCTTCAACACCATCCTCAACACGCTCTTCAGCCCTCAGAAGCCGGAGGAGTCCAGCGCCCACCCGCGCACGCCCTcggacggcggtggcggcgacgacgcgcgcccgccgctgtcgcccaAAGCCAAGACAACGTCCAAGAAGAACCAGAACCGCTCCCCTGCGAGCACCAGCAATACCTCGACGCCG CAGGTGGCGAAGAGCACCGGCAAGGTGCAAAAGAGAGAGCCCGCGGGCAAGCCCGCGTCGACGCACGAATCTTTCGATGGCCCGTCGACtccgacgcgcgcgccgttgaagcgcgccgccgccccctcgtcgccagccaTGTCCGATGCGCCGGCCGTGACGACACCCGAGAGCCGTCCCAAGTCGTCGGGAAAAGCATCTCACGCCGCAGACAAACCGGCAGTCACGGCGCGGAAGGGGCAGCAGAAGAGGCAGCAAACCCAGACGCAGTCCCCACAGCCGCAGTCCCAGCAGAAGCGACGGGAACGAGTCGCGCGGCCGGCCGAAGACGCCATggaggttgacgacgagcgtCGCGCCGAGACAGACATTGACGACAAGCACGAAGACGAAATCGAGAACAacaacgaggccgccgacgatgagggcgatGAATTCTCATTCAAGCGCTTCGGGgactggcgctgggcggccaACGGCACGTCCATTGAGATCGAAGTggagtgggcggcgggcgacacgACGTGGGAGCCCGAGGCGAACCTGCACGAGGACGCGCccgacgcgctgctgggctACTGGCGCGAAGAGGGCGGACGGCCGGTGAGCCCGACGGACCCGGACGTGTACGACATCCTGCGGGTGCGCGACCACAGTGCGGACCGCAAGCAGCTGCTGGTGGAGTGGGTGGGCTTCGGGCCCGAGGACGCGACGTGGGTGTCGCGGCGGAGCGTGGAgcgcacggcgccgtcggtcgTGACCGCGTACATGAGGGCGCTCAACGAGgacaaggcgccgccgcgcaagcgggccaagaaggctgccaaggcgacgatggcgagcagcagcagcacgagctcggcgggcagggccAAGGGCCCGGCGCGGACCAGcaaggcgacggccgccaccaggGCTGCCGGCTCGGCTacgggcgacgagagcgaAGGAGCAAGTGTCGCgccccctgcccctgccactgccactgccaccaaGAAGCGAGGCAGACGAGCGGCGATGGTGCCGGCGAAGCGACGGCCGGGCGTTGCCTACCGCAAGTAA